A single genomic interval of Camelina sativa cultivar DH55 chromosome 11, Cs, whole genome shotgun sequence harbors:
- the LOC104722566 gene encoding squamous cell carcinoma antigen recognized by T-cells 3, translating into MMMDDDTELVVRSSDQKMDVASTENPAVPQADPPSSDDSGDSDSDSEDDAESIQQIETLESELSSNPYNYDAYVQYIKLLRKTANLEKLRQAREAMSAIFPLSPSLWLEWARDEASLASSENVSEIVKLYERGLSDYQSVSLWCDYLNFMLESDPLVHGYTSDGISKMRSLFERAIPAAGFHVTEGSNIWEGYKAFEEGFLATIDEADVEEKNKQIQRIRSIFHRHLSVPLKNLSSTLSTYKAWELEQGIDLDIGSDDLNKVSPQVAAANKKAQQMYSERAHLEEHISNKDLSDTEKFQEFMNYIKFEKTSGDPTRVQAIYERAVAEYPVSSDLWIDYTVYLDKTLKVGKAITHAYSRATRSCPWTEDLWARYLLALERGSAPEKEIYAVFEKSLQCTFSSFEEYLDLYLTRVDGLRRRMLSAKISETLDYSLIRETFQQASDYLMPHMQNPDSLLHLHAYWANLELSIGKDLAGARGVWDSFLKKSGGMLAAWYAYIDMEVHLGHVKEARSLYRRCYTRKFDGTGSEDICKGWLRFEREHGDLEDFDIAFQKVMPRLEELQLIRLQQESTPVKPPAGLKEHNSQKSTREKRKAGQNVEDESLAKRQKTKGRKVNEVDVGQSATVPNIKSENGKAADSNKEESEDAKPLKPKIYTDECTAFLSNLSVKVQEEDIRKFFSDVGGVDSIRILHHKDTGKPRGLAYVDFVNDEHLAAAIAKNRKMFFGKKISIARSNPKKGKKEFTRRGNDGSGNSKDPSQIPEKAKGETVGEKQGDEVQLKGKNTFAVPRSVKQLGYTNPKPSADEPTKSNDEFRNMLP; encoded by the exons atgatgatggatgatgacACCGAACTAGTCGTCAGAAGCAGCGACCAGAAAATGGACGTCGCTTCTACCGAAAATCCTGCCGTTCCCCAAGCTGACCCTCCCTCGTCGGATGATTCCGGCGATTCTGATTCCGATTCCGAGGATGATGCCGAGTCGATTCAGCAGATTGAAACCCTAGAGTCGGAGCTCTCCTCCAATCCTTACAACTACGATGCTTATGTCCAA TATATAAAGCTTCTGAGGAAAACAGCAAACCTTGAAAAGCTAAGACAAGCAAGGGAAGCTATGAGTGCCATATTCCCGTTGAGTCCTTCTTTGTGGCTTGAATGGGCAAGGGATGAAGCTTCTCTTGCCTCTag TGAGAATGTGTCTGAAATTGTGAAGCTTTATGAACGGGGACTTTCTGATTATCAG TCTGTATCACTTTGGTGTGACTACCTGAACTTTATGCTAGAATCTGATCCATTAGTACATGGATACACATCTGATGGTATTTCAAAAATGAGGAGTCTTTTTGAACGTGCTATTCCGGCTGCGGGCTTCCATGTCACTGAAGGCAGTAATATATGGGAAGGATATAAAGCATTTGAGGAAGGCTTCTTAGCCACTATTGACGAGGCTGACGTTGAG GAAAAAAATAAGCAGATACAAAGGATTAGAAGCATATTCCACCGTCACCTGTCTGTTCCGCTAAAAAACTTGAGCTCCACCCTTAGTACTTACAAGGCTTGGGAGTTGGAGCAAGGCATTGACCTTGATATTGGATCAGATGATTTGAATAAGGTTTCTCCTCAGGTTGCTGCTGCAAACAAGAAGGCACAGCAGATGTATAGTGAACGTGCCCATCTTGAAGAACACATATCTAACAAAGATTTATCTGACACGGAAAAGTTTCAGGAATTCATG aattatataaagtttgagaAGACTTCTGGAGATCCTACCCGAGTTCAAGCTATATATGAACGTGCTGTGGCTGAATACCCAGTTTCAAGTGACTTGTGGATAGACTACACCGTCTATCTTGATAAGACTTTGAAG GTTGGAAAAGCTATAACACACGCATATTCTAGGGCGACTAGAAGTTGCCCATGGACTGAAGATCTTTGGGCACGTTATTTGCTTGCTTTAGAGCGTGGTTCTGCACCCGAGAAAGAGATCTATGCT GTCTTTGAGAAGTCATTGCAGTGCACATTTTCCTCCTTTGAAGAG TACCTGGATTTATACCTCACTCGAGTAGATGGCCTGAGAAGGAGAATGTTATCAGCTAAGATATCAGAGACTTTGGATTATTCTCTGATAAGAGAAACTTTTCAG CAAGCATCAGATTACCTAATGCCCCACATGCAAAATCCAGACAGCTTGCTGCATTTGCATGCTTATTGGGCTAATTTGGAACTTAGTATTGGAAAGGATCTAGCTGGAGCACGAGGTGTTTGGGATAGCTTTTTGAAGAAGAG TGGTGGGATGCTAGCAGCCTGGTATGCCTACATTGATATGGAAGTGCATTTGGGGCATGTAAAGGAAGCTAGGTCTCTTTACCGGAGGTGCTATACAAGAAAGTTTGATGGCACTGGCTCAGAA GACATATGCAAAGGATGGTTGCGATTTGAAAGGGAGCATGGggatttggaagattttgacATAGCATTTCAAAAG GTTATGCCACGCTTGGAAGAGCTACAGTTGATCAGGTTACAACAGGAGTCTACGCCAGTCAAACCACCAGCTGGCCTGAAAGAGCATAACTCACAAAAGAGTACACGTGAAAAGAGAAAAGCAGGACAGAATGTAGAAGACGAGTCTTTGGCTAAGCGGCAGAAGACAAAGGGTCGAAAAGTAAATGAAGTGGACGTAGGTCAGAGTGCAACTGTACCAAACATTAAATCAGAGAATGGAAAAGCCGCTGATTCAAAtaaagaagagagtgaagacGCCAAACCATTGAAGCCGAAAATTTATACAGACGAGTGTACAGcttttctttcaaatctcagTGTCAAG GTACAAGAGGAAGATATACGTAAATTTTTCAGCGATGTTGGTGGGGTTGATTCCATCCGCATTCTCCATCACAAAGACACTGGAAAACCAAGG GGACTGGCATATGTTGATTTTGTGAATGATGAACACCTTGCAGCAGCTATAGCAAAGAACAGAAAGATGTTTTTTGGTAAGAAGATCAGTATAGCACGGTCAAATCCAAAGAAGGGTAAAAAGGAATTCACTCGGCGTGGAAATG ATGGTTCTGGGAATTCAAAGGACCCTTCCCAGATTCCTGAGAAGGCGAAAGGAGAAACTGTGGGTGAAAAGCAAGGAGATGAAGTGCAATTGAAAGGTAAAAACACGTTCGCTGTCCCAAGAAGTGTTAAACAACTCGGCTACACAAACCCCAAACCCAGCGCAGATGAGCCCACAAAATCAAATGATGAGTTCAGGAATATGTTACCTTAA
- the LOC104722568 gene encoding uncharacterized protein LOC104722568: MKVMKAMKKLKFWSRKKRKRKQASPSQPDHHCSYDYSSTVAAAVAVEPTAPPLSFWFDETHNLCPPETSAFPWNNTQLPHQQEETIVETTPLLLSQVSDLRIYQSYQQYMVPNPTYGVPIVESEPHPPAATAKRSVGIFGCVIELSSSLVRCFIP, from the coding sequence ATGAAGGTTATGAAAGCAATGAAGAAGCTCAAGTTCTGgtcaagaaagaagaggaaacgTAAGCAAGCTAGCCCATCACAGCCTGATCACCATTGCTCTTATGACTACTCCTCCACTGTGGCAGCAGCGGTGGCGGTTGAGCCCACAGCGCCTCCTCTGTCGTTTTGGTTCGATGAGACTCATAATCTTTGTCCGCCAGAGACATCAGCATTTCCTTGGAATAATACTCAGTTGCCTCACCAACAAGAAGAAACCATCGTCGAGACAACCCCGTTGTTGTTGTCTCAAGTATCTGATCTTCGCATCTACCAGTCTTATCAGCAGTACATGGTACCGAATCCAACTTATGGCGTTCCCATTGTAGAATCAGAACCACATCCACCTGCAGCTACAGCCAAGAGATCAGTGGGAATATTCGGTTGTGTAATTGAGTTAAGTTCGAGTCTAGTTCGTTGTTTCATCCCGTGA
- the LOC104722570 gene encoding endoglucanase 21, with amino-acid sequence MYGRDPWGGPLEINAADSVIDEDRRSRNLQDLDRAALSRPLDETQQSWLLGPKVLKKKKYVDLGCILVSRKIFLWTLGIIVVTAFISGFITLIVKTVPRHTHKPPSPDNYTLALNQALMFFNAQQSGKLPKGNIYNVSWRGDSCLQDGKGDPGQCYKDLVGGYYDAGDTIKFNFPMSYAMTMLSWSVIEYSAKYEAAGELNHVKELIKWGTDYFLKTFNSSADTINVIVEQVGLGSTGGGNDKHNDHNCWMRPEDIDYKRTVSQCYSGCSXRKMSYVRSFHSTEHERKLHRRIXHGAKTLYKFATFSNGSYSTPDKDSSKFYNSTLFWDDRIWGGAWLYYATGNVTYLSDVTTRAIAESAGAFGNSSYYGVFSWDNKLPGAQLLLTRMRLFLSPGYPYEEILSAFHNQTGRVMCSYLPDFNKFKRTKGGLIQLNHGDPQPLQYAANAAFLAALYSDYLEAADTPGWYCGPYFYTNEYLRNFSRSQIDYILGKNPRKMSYVVGFGQRYPKQVHHRGASIPRNMKESCTGGSKWEKSKKDNPNIIKGAMVAGPDKHDGFHDVRTNYNYTEPTLAGNAGLVAALVALSGKEAVWGIDKNTMFSAVPPLFPATPPPPAPWTP; translated from the exons ATGTACGGACGTGATCCTTGGGGTGGTCCTTTGGAGATCAATGCGGCGGACTCTGTCATCGACGAAGATCGTCGTAGTCGAAACCTACAAGACCTCGACCGTGCGGCTCTGTCACGGCCTCTTGACGAAACACAACAGAGCTGGCTACTCGGACCGAAGGtgctcaagaagaagaagtacgtCGATCTCGGATGTATCTTAGTCAGCCGCAAGATCTTTCTCTGGACTCTTGGAATCATTGTAGTAACCGCGTTTATCTCTGGATTCATAACTTTGATCGTTAAAACTGTGCCACGCCACACACACAAGCCACCATCACCGGATAATTACACACTCGCTCTCAACCAAGCTCTCATGTTCTTCAATGCTCAACAGT CTGGGAAACTTCCAAAGGGAAATATTTATAACGTATCATGGAGGGGTGATTCTTGTCTTCAAGATGGGAAGGGAGATCCAGGACAATGCTACAAAGATTTGGTAGGAGGCTACTATGATGCTGGAGATACTATCAAATTCAACTTCCCTATGTCTTATGCTATGACCATGTTGAGCTGGAGTGTAATTGAATACAGTGCAAAGTATGAAGCTGCTGGCGAGCTCAACCATGTTAAAGAACTCATCAAATGGGGAACTGACTACTTTCTCAAGACTTTTAATAGTAGTGCTGATACTATCAATGTTATTGTGGAACAG GTCGGATTAGGGAGTACTGGTGGAGGAAATGATAAGCATAATGACCATAACTGCTGGATGCGTCCTGAGGACATTGATTATAAAAGGACTGTATCTCAATGCTACAGTGGCTGCTCGNCTCGGAAGATGAGTTATGTT AGGAGCTTCCATTCCACGGAACATGAAAGAAAGCTGCACAGGAGGATCNTTCACGGTGCTAAGACGCTCTATAAGTTTGCAACTTTTAGCAATGGTAGCTACAGCACACCTGATAAAGACTCTAGCAAATTTTATAACTCTACCCTGTTTTGGGATGACCGTATATGGGGTGGGGCTTGGTTGTATTATGCTACTGGAAATGTAACCTACCTTAGTGACGTTACCACTCGCGCTATTGCCGAGAGTGCTGGTGCCTTCGGAAATAGCTCTTATTATGGTGTATTTAGCTGGGACAACAAGCTTCCAGGGGCTCAG TTGCTGTTAACCCGGATGAGGCTGTTTCTGAGCCCTGGATATCCATACGAAGAAATTTTAAGCGCATTTCATAACCAAACAGGCAGAGTTATGTGCTCTTACTTACCAGATTTCAACAAATTTAAGAGAACAAAGG GAGGTTTGATCCAGTTAAACCATGGAGATCCACAGCCTCTACAGTATGCTGCAAATGCGGCTTTCTTAGCGGCGCTATACAGTGATTATTTAGAGGCTGCTGATACTCCTGGATGGTACTGTGGCCCTTACTTCTATACTAATGAATACCTACGCAACTTTTCAAGATCGCAG attgaTTACATACTTGGTAAAAACCCTCGGAAGATGAGTTATGTTGTGGGTTTTGGCCAACGGTACCCGAAACAAGTGCATCATAGAGGAGCTTCCATTCCACGGAACATGAAAGAAAGCTGCACAGGAGGATCGAAATGGGAAAAGAGCAAAAAAGATAACCCAAACATTATCAAAGGAGCAATGGTTGCTGGACCAGACAAGCATGATGGGTTCCACGACGTTCGTACAAACTACAACTACACAGAGCCGACACTAGCGGGCAATGCGGGTCTAGTGGCCGCTTTGGTGGCTTTATCCGGAAAAGAAGCGGTTTGGGGTATTGACAAAAACACTATGTTCTCTGCCGTACCTCCATTGTTCCCAGCCACACCGCCGCCCCCAGCACCTTGGACACcttaa